The following are from one region of the Flavobacteriaceae bacterium UJ101 genome:
- a CDS encoding 50S ribosomal protein L1, chloroplastic (Binds directly to 23S rRNA. Might be involved in E site tRNA release (Potential); Belongs to the ribosomal protein L1P family.) has translation MAKLTKKQKESFVKVDKTKQYSLAEAAGLVKETSITKFDASVDLAVRLGVDPRKANQMVRGVVSLPHGTGKDIKVLALVTPDKEAEAKEAGADYVGLDEFLTKIKGGWTDIDVIVTMPSVMGKLGPLGRVLGPRGLMPNPKAGTVTMEIGKAVKDVKSGKIDFKVDRYGIVHAAIGKVSFSAEQIKENAAELIQTLNKLKPTAAKGTYMKSVYLSSTMGPGIAIDAKSV, from the coding sequence ATGGCGAAGTTGACAAAAAAACAAAAGGAATCTTTTGTAAAAGTAGATAAAACAAAACAATATAGCTTAGCAGAAGCTGCAGGATTAGTAAAAGAAACTTCTATTACTAAATTTGATGCCTCTGTTGATTTAGCTGTTCGTTTAGGAGTTGACCCAAGAAAAGCAAATCAAATGGTTCGTGGTGTAGTTTCATTACCTCACGGAACAGGTAAAGATATTAAAGTATTAGCTTTAGTTACTCCTGATAAAGAAGCCGAAGCAAAAGAAGCGGGTGCTGATTATGTTGGTTTAGACGAATTCTTAACAAAGATTAAGGGTGGATGGACTGATATCGATGTGATTGTAACCATGCCTAGCGTTATGGGGAAATTAGGACCACTTGGACGTGTTTTAGGACCAAGAGGATTAATGCCTAACCCAAAAGCAGGAACTGTTACAATGGAAATCGGTAAAGCAGTAAAAGATGTGAAATCAGGTAAAATCGATTTTAAAGTAGATCGTTACGGAATTGTACATGCTGCAATTGGTAAAGTTTCATTCTCTGCTGAGCAAATTAAAGAAAATGCTGCAGAATTAATCCAAACATTAAACAAATTAAAGCCTACAGCAGCTAAAGGTACTTATATGAAGAGTGTTTACTTATCTTCAACTATGGGACCTGGAATTGCAATAGATGCTAAATCCGTTTAA
- a CDS encoding 50S ribosomal protein L10 (Forms part of the ribosomal stalk, playing a central role in the interaction of the ribosome with GTP-bound translation factors; Belongs to the ribosomal protein L10P family.) encodes MTRETKAQAIEELKGILADNATIYLADISELNASQSSELRRNCFKNGVKLQVVKNTLLKKAMEASDKEFDELYGSLKGNTSIMIAEQANAPAKVIKDFRKKAEKPILKGAWIEESCYVGDDQLDALVAIKSKEELIGEIVTLLQSPAKNVLSALQSGGSTVSGLVKALSERAE; translated from the coding sequence ATGACAAGAGAAACAAAAGCTCAAGCAATAGAAGAATTAAAAGGAATCTTAGCAGATAATGCTACGATTTACTTAGCAGATATTTCTGAATTAAATGCATCACAATCATCTGAATTAAGAAGAAATTGTTTTAAAAATGGAGTAAAACTTCAAGTTGTGAAGAATACTTTATTGAAAAAAGCAATGGAAGCTTCTGATAAAGAGTTTGACGAATTATATGGAAGCTTAAAAGGAAATACTTCAATTATGATTGCAGAACAAGCAAACGCTCCTGCAAAAGTAATTAAAGACTTCCGTAAAAAAGCTGAAAAGCCAATTTTAAAAGGTGCTTGGATTGAAGAGTCTTGCTATGTTGGAGACGATCAATTAGATGCATTAGTAGCAATCAAATCTAAAGAAGAATTAATTGGAGAAATTGTTACATTGTTACAATCACCAGCTAAAAATGTACTTTCTGCATTACAATCAGGAGGAAGTACGGTTAGTGGCTTAGTAAAAGCATTATCAGAAAGAGCAGAATAA
- a CDS encoding 50S ribosomal protein L7/L12 (Forms part of the ribosomal stalk which helps the ribosome interact with GTP-bound translation factors. Is thus essential for accurate translation; Belongs to the ribosomal protein L7/L12P family.) — protein sequence MADLKNIAETLVNLTVKEVNELATILKDEYGIEPAAAAVAVAGPAAGGAAAEEKSEFDVILKAAGGSKLAVVKLVKELTGAGLKDAKEMVDGAPTPIKEGVAKDEAEALKTQLEEAGAEVELK from the coding sequence ATGGCAGATTTAAAAAACATTGCAGAAACATTAGTTAACTTAACAGTAAAAGAAGTTAACGAATTAGCAACTATTTTAAAAGATGAATATGGAATTGAGCCTGCAGCAGCAGCTGTAGCAGTAGCTGGACCTGCAGCAGGAGGTGCAGCAGCAGAAGAAAAATCTGAATTCGATGTTATCTTAAAAGCAGCAGGAGGATCTAAATTAGCAGTAGTTAAATTAGTGAAAGAATTAACTGGAGCTGGATTAAAAGATGCTAAAGAAATGGTTGATGGAGCACCAACTCCAATCAAAGAAGGTGTTGCTAAAGACGAAGCTGAAGCTTTAAAAACTCAATTAGAGGAAGCTGGAGCTGAAGTAGAATTAAAGTAA
- the rpoB gene encoding DNA-directed RNA polymerase (DNA-dependent RNA polymerase catalyzes the transcription of DNA into RNA using the four ribonucleoside triphosphates as substrates; Belongs to the RNA polymerase beta chain family.; KEGG: wch:wcw_0592 DNA-directed RNA polymerase subunit beta), producing MADKTVKSPERISFASVKGQLDYPDFLDVQVKSFQDFFQLETKADDREDEGLFKTFAENFPISDTRNQFVLEFLDYFVDPPRYSIEECIERGLTYNVPLKARLKLYCTDPEHEDFETVVQDVYLGTIPYMTNSGSFIINGAERVIVSQLHRSPGVFFGQSYHANGTKLYSARVIPFKGSWIEFATDINSVMYAYIDRKKKLPLTTLLRAIGYERDKDILEIFDLAEEVKVSKTGLKKVLGRALAARVLNTWHEDFVDEDTGEVVSIERNEIILDRETILEEGHIEEIIESGVKTILLHKEDNSSADYAIIHNTLQKDPTNSEKEAVEHIYRVLRNAEPPDEETARGIIEKLFFSEARYSLGEVGRYRINKKLGLNIDMDKEVLTEEDIISIVKYLIELVNSKAEVDDIDHLSNRRVRTVGEQMANQFGVGLARMARTIRERMNVRDNEVFTPIDLINAKTLSSVINSFFGTNQLSQFMDQTNPLAEITHKRRLSALGPGGLSRDRAGFEVRDVHYTHYGRLCPIETPEGPNIGLISSLCVYAKVNKMGFIETPYRKVENGKVDKGVVYLSAEEEEEKIIAQANVALNDDNEIASDRIVARDDADYPVVEPGQISYMDVAPNQIASISASLIPFLEHDDANRALMGSNMMRQAVPLLKPEAPIVGTGLEAHVARDSRILINAEGAGTVQYVDANEIVIEYDRTEEEQSVSFDSNIKSYELTKFRKTNQSTCITLKPIVKKGDRVEKGQVLTEGYATEDGELALGRNLLVSFMPWKGYNFEDAIVISEKVVREDWFTSIHIDEYSMDVRDTKLGAEELTNDIPNVSEEATKDLDEHGMIRVGAEVNPGDILIGKITPKGESDPTPEEKLLRAIFGDKAGDVKDASLKATPSLHGVVLRKTLFERSIKDKKKRAEDKLEIERLEAKYSKLQAELKDTLIDKLYHLVNGKTAQGITNDLNEEVIKKGTKFSQKVLNSVDDYVHLVGGQWTTDDHTNSLVRELLHNYKIQVNDLQGALRRQKFTISVGDELPAGILKLAKVYIAKKRKLKVGDKMAGRHGNKGIVARIVREEDMPFLEDGTPVDIVLNPLGVPSRMNIGQIFETVLGWAGKRLGKKYGTPIFDGAHIDEITTLTREAGIPDFGHTHLYDGGTGERFDQPATVGVIYMLKLGHMVDDKMHARSIGPYSLITQQPLGGKAQFGGQRFGEMEVWALEAYGAAHTLREILTVKSDDVVGRAKTYEAIVKGEAMPEPGIPESFNVLLHELQGLGLHVRLEE from the coding sequence TTGGCGGATAAAACAGTAAAATCTCCGGAAAGAATTAGTTTTGCTTCTGTAAAAGGGCAATTGGATTATCCTGATTTCTTAGATGTTCAGGTAAAATCATTTCAAGATTTCTTCCAATTGGAAACGAAAGCAGACGATCGTGAAGACGAAGGTCTCTTTAAAACGTTTGCAGAAAATTTCCCTATTTCAGATACGAGAAACCAATTCGTATTAGAATTTTTAGACTATTTCGTTGACCCTCCTCGTTATTCTATCGAAGAATGTATTGAAAGAGGTTTGACGTATAATGTACCTTTAAAAGCGCGTTTGAAGCTTTATTGTACAGACCCTGAACATGAAGATTTCGAAACCGTGGTACAGGATGTGTATTTAGGTACAATTCCTTATATGACCAATAGTGGTTCCTTTATTATTAATGGGGCCGAACGTGTGATTGTATCGCAATTACACCGTTCTCCAGGAGTATTCTTTGGACAGTCTTACCATGCAAATGGTACCAAATTATATTCAGCACGTGTAATTCCATTTAAAGGTTCTTGGATTGAATTCGCAACAGACATTAACAGTGTAATGTATGCGTATATTGATCGTAAGAAAAAATTACCTTTAACAACATTGTTACGTGCCATCGGATACGAACGTGATAAGGATATTTTAGAAATCTTTGACTTAGCAGAAGAAGTAAAAGTTTCTAAAACTGGATTGAAAAAAGTTTTAGGAAGAGCTTTAGCTGCCCGTGTGTTGAATACATGGCATGAAGATTTCGTGGATGAAGATACTGGAGAAGTAGTATCAATTGAGCGTAATGAAATTATTCTAGATCGTGAAACGATTTTAGAAGAAGGTCATATTGAAGAAATTATCGAATCAGGTGTAAAAACAATTTTATTACACAAAGAAGATAACTCTTCTGCAGATTATGCCATCATCCATAATACATTACAGAAAGATCCAACAAACTCTGAAAAAGAGGCTGTTGAACATATATATAGAGTATTACGTAATGCAGAACCGCCTGATGAAGAAACAGCTCGTGGTATTATTGAGAAATTATTCTTCTCAGAAGCACGATATAGTTTAGGTGAAGTAGGACGTTACCGTATCAATAAAAAATTAGGTTTGAATATTGATATGGATAAAGAAGTATTAACAGAAGAAGATATTATCTCAATTGTTAAGTACTTAATTGAATTAGTAAACTCTAAAGCAGAAGTTGATGATATTGATCACTTATCGAACCGTCGTGTACGTACAGTAGGTGAGCAAATGGCGAATCAATTTGGTGTTGGTTTAGCTCGTATGGCACGTACTATTCGTGAGCGAATGAATGTGCGTGATAACGAGGTGTTTACACCAATCGATTTGATCAATGCTAAAACATTATCTTCTGTAATTAATTCATTCTTCGGAACGAATCAATTATCTCAATTTATGGATCAAACCAATCCATTAGCCGAGATTACACATAAAAGACGTTTATCAGCTTTAGGGCCAGGTGGTTTATCAAGAGACCGTGCCGGATTTGAGGTTCGTGACGTTCACTATACACATTATGGACGTTTATGTCCAATTGAAACTCCGGAAGGACCGAATATTGGATTAATTTCATCTTTATGTGTATATGCGAAAGTAAACAAGATGGGATTCATCGAAACACCGTATCGTAAAGTTGAAAACGGAAAAGTAGATAAAGGAGTTGTTTATTTATCAGCTGAAGAAGAAGAAGAGAAAATTATTGCACAAGCCAATGTTGCTTTAAATGATGATAATGAAATAGCATCAGATCGTATTGTAGCCAGAGATGATGCAGATTATCCTGTGGTTGAACCAGGTCAAATATCTTATATGGATGTAGCACCTAACCAAATTGCTTCCATTTCAGCATCTTTAATTCCATTCTTAGAGCATGATGATGCCAACCGTGCTTTGATGGGATCGAACATGATGCGTCAGGCTGTACCATTATTAAAGCCTGAAGCTCCAATTGTAGGAACTGGTTTAGAAGCACACGTAGCAAGAGATTCTCGAATTTTAATCAATGCAGAAGGGGCAGGTACCGTTCAGTATGTTGATGCAAATGAAATTGTAATCGAATACGATCGAACAGAAGAAGAACAATCGGTAAGTTTTGATTCCAATATAAAATCATATGAATTAACAAAATTCAGAAAAACCAACCAAAGTACTTGTATTACATTAAAGCCTATTGTTAAAAAAGGTGATCGTGTAGAAAAAGGACAAGTTTTAACGGAAGGTTATGCTACTGAAGATGGAGAATTAGCTTTAGGACGTAACTTATTAGTATCGTTCATGCCTTGGAAAGGATACAACTTTGAGGATGCGATTGTAATTTCTGAAAAAGTAGTACGTGAAGACTGGTTTACATCGATTCATATTGACGAATATTCAATGGATGTTCGTGATACAAAATTAGGAGCTGAAGAATTAACGAATGATATTCCAAACGTTAGTGAAGAAGCAACGAAAGACTTAGACGAACACGGAATGATTCGTGTAGGAGCTGAAGTAAATCCTGGTGATATTTTAATTGGAAAAATTACACCAAAAGGAGAATCAGATCCAACACCAGAAGAAAAATTATTACGTGCAATCTTTGGTGATAAAGCAGGAGATGTAAAAGATGCTTCATTAAAAGCGACGCCATCATTACATGGAGTTGTTTTACGTAAGACCTTATTTGAAAGAAGCATTAAAGATAAGAAGAAAAGAGCTGAAGATAAACTAGAAATAGAACGATTAGAAGCGAAGTATTCTAAATTACAAGCAGAATTAAAAGATACTTTAATTGATAAACTATACCATTTAGTTAACGGTAAAACCGCTCAAGGAATTACCAATGATTTAAATGAAGAAGTAATCAAAAAAGGTACAAAATTCTCTCAAAAAGTATTAAATAGTGTAGACGATTACGTACACTTAGTAGGAGGACAATGGACAACAGATGACCATACCAATTCTTTAGTACGTGAATTGTTACACAACTATAAGATACAAGTAAACGATTTACAAGGAGCTTTACGTCGTCAGAAATTTACGATTTCAGTAGGAGATGAATTACCTGCAGGAATCTTAAAATTAGCAAAAGTTTATATTGCGAAGAAACGTAAGTTAAAAGTAGGAGATAAAATGGCAGGACGTCACGGAAACAAAGGTATTGTAGCACGTATTGTACGTGAAGAAGATATGCCTTTCTTAGAAGACGGAACGCCAGTAGATATCGTATTGAACCCACTAGGGGTACCTTCTCGTATGAATATCGGTCAGATTTTTGAAACTGTTTTAGGATGGGCTGGTAAACGATTAGGTAAAAAATACGGAACGCCTATTTTTGATGGAGCTCATATTGATGAAATCACCACTTTAACAAGAGAAGCAGGTATTCCAGACTTCGGACATACACATTTATATGACGGAGGAACAGGAGAACGTTTTGATCAACCTGCAACCGTAGGTGTTATCTACATGTTGAAATTAGGACACATGGTAGATGATAAGATGCATGCTCGTTCAATCGGACCATATTCATTAATTACACAACAACCATTAGGAGGTAAAGCTCAGTTTGGAGGTCAGCGTTTTGGTGAGATGGAAGTTTGGGCACTAGAAGCATACGGTGCAGCACATACGTTACGTGAGATATTGACGGTTAAATCAGATGACGTTGTAGGACGTGCAAAAACATACGAAGCAATTGTGAAAGGAGAAGCGATGCCAGAACCAGGTATCCCTGAATCATTCAACGTATTGTTACACGAATTACAAGGTTTAGGATTACATGTACGTTTAGAAGAATAA
- the rpoC gene encoding DNA-directed RNA polymerase (DNA-dependent RNA polymerase catalyzes the transcription of DNA into RNA using the four ribonucleoside triphosphates as substrates; Belongs to the RNA polymerase beta' chain family.; KEGG: cni:Calni_1527 DNA-directed RNA polymerase subunit beta'), with amino-acid sequence MAVRKQNTPTRFNKITIGLASPESILQKSHGEVLKPETINYRTHKPERDGLFCERIFGPVKDYECACGKYKRIRYKGIVCDRCGVEVTEKKVRRDRIGHINLVVPVAHIWYFRSLPNKIGYILGVPSKKLDMIIYYERYVVIQTGVATRPDGEPLNKMDFLTEEEYLDIMDELPVENQYLEDTDPNKFVAKMGAECIEELLKRIDLDELSYELRHSANNETSKQRRTEALKRLQVVESLRDANRKMENRPEWMVMRVVPVIPPELRPLVPLDGGRFATSDLNDLYRRVIIRNNRLKRLMEIKAPEVILRNEKRMLQESVDSLFDNTRKSSAVTTDSNRPLKSLSDSLKGKQGRFRQNLLGKRVDYSARSVIVVGPTLKLHECGLPKNMAAELYKPFIVRKLIERGIVKTVKSAKKIIDRKEPVVWDILENVLKGRPVLLNRAPTLHRLGIQAFQPKLIEGKAIQLHPLVCTAFNADFDGDQMAVHLPLGPEAILEAQLLMLASHNILNPANGAPVTVPSQDMVLGLYYMTKERTSTETHKVKGEGSAFYSAEEVRIAYNEKAVDLHAKIRVKVDVKENGEFVNKLIETTVGRVLFNDVVPNSVGYINEVLTKKSLRTIIGNILKETDVPTTAQFLDDMKTLGYNNAFEGGLSFSLGDILIPDQKEPMINEAVDQVEGVKSNYNMGLITNNERYNQVIDIWTTTNAKLTDIVMKRMTEDQQGFNSVYMMLDSGARGSKEQIRQLSGMRGLMAKPQKAGQSGGEIIENPIIANFREGLSILEYFISTHGARKGLADTALKTADAGYLTRRLVDVAQDVIVREEDCGTLRGLTIKPLKKNEEIVEGIAERIVGRVALFDVVNPENDEIIAKANEIITEDMAEAVQAYGIESVEVRSPLTCEAKKGICEKCYGRNLSTNRPVQKGESVGVVAAQSIGEPGTQLTLRTFHVGGTAGNVSEVSSHVAKGDGTIEIEELRTVSSVNEAGDKIEIVVSRSSELKITNDKNNVIMTANIPYGSELLVKNGSKITKDTVICSWDPYNAVIISETAGKIVYENIQQGITYQVEMDDQTGFQEKVISESRNKKLIPTLKIVDKKGEEVKSYNLPVGAHLIVDDGEKIEAGKILVKMPRKSAKAGDITGGLPRVTELFEARNPSNPAVVSEIDGTVSYGKIKRGNREIIIESRTGEIKKYLVKLSSQILVQENDFVKAGMALSEGVITPRDILNIKGPTAVQEYLVNEIQEVYRLQGVKINDKHFEIIVRQMMRKVEIVDSGDTIFLEGRVVHKQQFIDVNDEIFGKKVVEDAGDSDVFKPGQIVTPRELRDENSKLKREDKNVVMARDANPATATPILQGITRSSLQTKSFISAASFQETTKVLNEAAVAGYSDELEGLKENVIVGHKIPAGTGLEEYDEIIVGSSREYEEMVSEKTL; translated from the coding sequence ATGGCAGTTAGAAAACAAAATACACCAACTCGATTTAATAAAATTACGATTGGATTAGCATCTCCAGAGTCAATTTTACAAAAATCACACGGAGAGGTTTTAAAACCTGAAACTATTAATTACCGTACACACAAACCAGAACGTGATGGTCTTTTCTGTGAGCGAATCTTCGGTCCTGTAAAAGATTATGAATGTGCGTGTGGTAAATATAAAAGAATTCGCTACAAAGGAATCGTTTGTGACCGATGTGGTGTTGAAGTTACGGAAAAAAAAGTACGTCGTGATCGTATTGGACACATTAATTTAGTTGTCCCTGTAGCGCATATTTGGTATTTTCGTTCTTTACCAAACAAAATTGGATATATCTTAGGAGTACCTTCTAAGAAATTAGATATGATTATTTACTACGAACGTTACGTAGTAATTCAAACAGGTGTTGCGACGCGTCCTGATGGAGAACCATTAAACAAAATGGATTTCTTAACGGAAGAAGAATACCTGGATATCATGGATGAGCTTCCAGTTGAAAATCAATATTTAGAAGATACGGACCCCAATAAGTTTGTCGCTAAAATGGGTGCTGAATGTATCGAAGAATTATTGAAAAGAATCGATTTAGATGAATTGTCATATGAATTACGTCATAGTGCCAATAACGAAACATCGAAGCAAAGAAGAACAGAAGCATTAAAACGTTTACAAGTTGTAGAATCATTACGTGATGCAAACCGTAAAATGGAAAATCGTCCAGAGTGGATGGTGATGCGTGTTGTTCCGGTTATTCCACCAGAATTACGCCCATTAGTACCATTAGATGGAGGACGTTTTGCTACTTCTGATTTAAACGATTTATACAGACGTGTTATTATTCGTAACAACCGTTTGAAACGATTAATGGAAATCAAAGCCCCTGAAGTAATCTTACGTAATGAAAAACGTATGCTTCAAGAGTCAGTAGATTCCTTATTCGATAATACAAGAAAATCATCAGCCGTTACAACGGATTCCAACCGTCCTTTAAAATCATTATCCGATTCATTAAAAGGAAAACAAGGTCGTTTCCGTCAAAACTTATTAGGTAAGCGTGTGGATTATTCTGCTCGTTCGGTAATTGTAGTAGGACCTACTTTAAAATTACACGAATGTGGTTTACCTAAAAACATGGCAGCTGAATTATATAAACCATTCATCGTTCGTAAATTAATCGAAAGAGGAATTGTTAAGACCGTTAAATCTGCGAAAAAGATTATCGATCGTAAAGAGCCTGTAGTATGGGATATCTTAGAAAATGTTCTAAAAGGACGCCCTGTATTACTAAACCGTGCTCCTACGCTTCACCGTTTGGGTATTCAAGCTTTCCAACCAAAATTAATTGAAGGAAAAGCAATTCAATTACACCCATTAGTGTGTACGGCCTTTAATGCCGATTTCGATGGTGACCAGATGGCGGTTCACTTACCTTTAGGACCAGAAGCTATTTTAGAAGCACAATTATTAATGTTGGCTTCTCATAATATCTTAAACCCTGCTAACGGAGCTCCAGTAACGGTTCCTTCTCAGGATATGGTATTAGGGTTATATTATATGACAAAAGAACGTACTTCAACAGAAACGCATAAAGTGAAAGGAGAAGGTTCTGCATTCTATTCAGCAGAAGAGGTTCGAATTGCATATAATGAGAAAGCAGTAGATTTACACGCGAAAATTCGTGTAAAAGTAGACGTAAAAGAAAACGGAGAATTTGTTAATAAATTAATTGAAACAACGGTAGGTAGAGTATTGTTTAACGATGTTGTACCGAACTCAGTTGGATATATTAATGAAGTATTGACAAAGAAATCCTTACGTACCATTATTGGTAATATATTAAAAGAAACGGATGTTCCTACAACGGCACAGTTCTTAGATGATATGAAAACTTTAGGGTATAACAATGCCTTTGAAGGAGGGTTATCATTTAGTTTAGGAGATATTTTAATTCCGGATCAAAAAGAACCGATGATTAACGAAGCTGTTGATCAAGTAGAAGGTGTAAAATCCAACTATAACATGGGATTAATCACCAACAACGAACGTTATAACCAAGTAATTGATATCTGGACGACAACCAATGCGAAGTTAACGGATATCGTGATGAAGCGTATGACGGAAGATCAACAAGGATTTAACTCGGTATACATGATGTTAGATTCAGGAGCCCGTGGTTCGAAAGAGCAGATTCGTCAGTTATCTGGTATGCGTGGATTAATGGCAAAACCGCAAAAAGCAGGTCAATCAGGTGGAGAGATTATCGAAAACCCGATTATTGCCAACTTCCGTGAAGGATTATCGATTCTAGAGTACTTTATTTCAACGCACGGTGCACGTAAAGGTCTTGCCGATACCGCATTAAAAACAGCCGATGCCGGTTATTTAACGCGTCGTTTAGTAGATGTGGCACAAGACGTAATCGTTCGTGAAGAAGACTGTGGTACGTTGAGAGGTTTAACGATTAAGCCATTAAAGAAAAACGAAGAAATCGTAGAAGGAATTGCTGAACGAATTGTAGGACGTGTGGCCTTATTCGATGTGGTGAATCCTGAGAATGATGAAATCATAGCTAAAGCGAATGAAATTATTACAGAAGATATGGCCGAGGCAGTTCAAGCTTACGGAATAGAATCTGTAGAAGTTCGTTCACCGTTAACATGTGAAGCGAAAAAAGGAATTTGTGAGAAATGTTACGGACGTAACTTATCCACAAACCGTCCAGTACAAAAAGGGGAATCCGTTGGAGTTGTGGCAGCACAATCGATTGGAGAGCCGGGTACACAGTTAACCTTACGTACATTCCACGTGGGAGGTACCGCAGGTAACGTTTCGGAAGTTTCGTCTCACGTTGCAAAAGGTGATGGTACAATCGAAATCGAAGAATTAAGAACCGTTTCAAGTGTTAACGAAGCAGGAGATAAAATCGAAATCGTAGTATCGCGTTCATCTGAATTGAAGATTACAAACGATAAGAATAATGTGATCATGACGGCCAATATTCCTTATGGGTCAGAATTGTTAGTGAAAAACGGTTCTAAGATCACAAAGGATACGGTAATCTGTAGTTGGGATCCATATAATGCCGTAATTATTTCAGAAACGGCAGGTAAGATTGTATACGAGAACATCCAACAAGGTATCACGTACCAAGTAGAGATGGATGATCAAACTGGATTCCAAGAAAAAGTAATTTCTGAATCACGTAATAAGAAGTTAATCCCTACTTTAAAAATTGTAGATAAAAAAGGAGAAGAAGTAAAATCATATAACTTGCCAGTTGGAGCCCATTTAATTGTAGATGATGGTGAAAAGATTGAAGCAGGTAAGATTTTAGTGAAGATGCCTCGTAAGTCTGCAAAAGCAGGGGATATTACGGGAGGTTTACCACGTGTAACCGAATTATTCGAAGCACGTAACCCTTCTAACCCAGCAGTGGTTTCTGAAATTGATGGTACCGTTTCGTATGGTAAAATCAAACGTGGTAACCGTGAGATTATCATTGAATCACGTACAGGTGAGATTAAGAAATACTTGGTGAAATTATCAAGTCAGATCTTGGTACAGGAGAACGACTTCGTTAAAGCAGGTATGGCTTTATCTGAAGGTGTGATTACACCACGTGATATCTTAAATATTAAAGGACCAACAGCGGTACAAGAATATTTAGTAAACGAGATTCAAGAGGTATACCGTTTACAAGGGGTGAAAATTAACGATAAGCACTTTGAAATCATCGTACGTCAGATGATGAGAAAAGTAGAAATCGTGGATTCTGGAGATACGATTTTCTTAGAAGGAAGAGTGGTTCACAAACAACAATTTATTGATGTGAATGATGAAATCTTTGGTAAGAAGGTAGTAGAAGACGCTGGAGACTCAGATGTATTCAAACCAGGACAAATTGTAACACCTCGTGAATTGAGAGATGAGAACTCGAAATTAAAACGTGAAGATAAGAATGTTGTGATGGCAAGAGATGCGAATCCGGCAACGGCTACGCCAATCTTACAAGGAATTACGCGTTCATCTTTACAAACAAAATCATTTATCTCTGCGGCATCGTTCCAGGAAACAACGAAAGTATTGAACGAAGCAGCAGTAGCAGGTTATTCAGACGAATTAGAAGGATTAAAAGAAAACGTAATTGTTGGACATAAGATCCCTGCAGGTACTGGTTTAGAAGAATACGATGAAATCATTGTAGGTTCTAGCCGTGAGTACGAAGAAATGGTAAGTGAAAAAACATTATAA
- a CDS encoding putative HTH-type transcriptional regulator YdeP (Contains 1 HTH hxlR-type DNA-binding domain.) — translation MSEKNHENCPLTQALIVVGGKWKPIIISHLHKSPKRFGQLDALIPKISRKVLTSQLQELVRDNLLTRHSYPETPPRVEYRLTEKAKELVPIFQAMSEWGMYLIEKKNHKDL, via the coding sequence ATGAGTGAAAAGAATCATGAAAATTGTCCCTTAACCCAAGCACTTATTGTAGTGGGAGGTAAATGGAAACCTATTATTATTTCACATTTACATAAATCCCCTAAGCGATTTGGTCAACTGGATGCGCTAATACCTAAAATTTCAAGGAAAGTTTTGACTTCTCAATTACAAGAATTAGTACGAGATAACCTGTTAACACGTCATAGTTATCCAGAAACCCCACCTCGAGTGGAATACCGATTGACCGAAAAGGCAAAAGAATTGGTTCCTATATTTCAAGCAATGTCAGAATGGGGCATGTATTTGATTGAAAAGAAGAATCATAAAGACCTGTAA